From the genome of Salvelinus fontinalis isolate EN_2023a chromosome 20, ASM2944872v1, whole genome shotgun sequence, one region includes:
- the LOC129817574 gene encoding ankyrin repeat domain-containing protein 6-like isoform X6: MSQQDEAAVLALSERLLVASHKGQADNVVQLINKGAKVAVTKYGRSPLHLASYKGHIEVLRILLKAGCDLDIQDDGEQTALHRAAVVGNSDVISALIQEGCALDRQDKDGNTALHEVSWHGFSQSVKLLVKAGANVHAKNKAGNTALHLACQNGHAQSSKVLLLGGSRPDSKNHVGDTCLHVAARYNHVSMLRTLLGAFCSVAEKNQAGDTPLHVAAALNHKKTVRLLLEAGTDSSIRNNAGQTALDQAREHNNPDVALLLTKAPQVQRFTRGRSVRKRRDKLKADRRAQSVPRDDMLPRKDSASAADDTPSSDRVARKHEVIEASKSTDRELREKPSLSEPLRRRGNKHGEKRRGKLRGSSPQPPLPPHNYKAYQLYTLYRGKDGKVMQAPINGCRCEPLINKLENQLEATKEEMKTEIHTVQDLMNNKMGQLDRKNKHQIRALDKMTVERVSAERTECQHRINQRAMQERQEGEKRQASVVNELKNWCMAKLQNIEVRFAGDPCNTKLRRSSSMSEGLCEVDPGGLTVLPAGGPGDSAQCLAPHITDVTEGDRNTAATEDPSANHCFAVQVDSSPDSDKHPKQAEISSPPTAKFLSQSPQVVRPKERLLGATEHRRPYQELQDVALLELGPSSRSNNNRASSLSPATERHCSSRQDKDLDRERDRERERGRDKGKHHKRHSQGRTKAKVATVGQAEGTQTLEVFEERAVERGGGESSFAQERENMHALEVTQYFFEAVSTQMEHWYERKIQEARWQADQRAQADRAALLERITYLEDELRMLRTNRHDDS; encoded by the exons TACGGCAGAAGTCCCCTGCACCTGGCTTCCTACAAGGGCCACATCGAGGTTCTGCGCATTCTGCTGAAGGCCGGCTGCGATCTTGACATCCAGGACGAT ggTGAGCAGACAGCCTTACATCGGGCAGCCGTGGTGGGAAACAGTGACGTTATCTCTGCCCTCATCCAGGAAGGGTGTGCTCTGGACAGACAGGACAAG GACGGTAACACTGCTCTGCATGAGGTCTCGTGGCACGGCTTCAGCCAGTCTGTCAAACTGCTGGTTAAGGCCGGAGCCAACGTTCACGCAAAAAACAAG GCAGGGAACACAGCCCTCCACCTTGCTTGTCAGAATGGCCACGCTCAGAGCTCcaaggtcctgctgctgggtgggTCCAGGCCTGACAGCAAGAACCAT GTAGGTGACACGTGTCTGCATGTAGCGGCCCGCTACAACCATGTGTCCATGCTCCGCACCCTCCTGGGAGCCTTCTGCTCCGTGGCAGAGAAGAACCAG GCTGGGGACACACCACTGCATGTTGCAGCTGCACTGAATCATAAGAAAACAGTGCGGCTTCTGCTGGAGGCAGGAACAGACAGCAGCATCCGCAACAAC gcaggCCAGACTGCACTGGATCAGGCCAGAGAACACAACAACCCAGACGTAGCCCTTCTCCTGACCAAAGCGCCTCAG GTCCAGAGGTTTACCCGAGGTAGGAgtgtgaggaagaggagggacaAGCTGAAGGCTGATCGCCGAGCACAGTCTGTCCCCAGGGATGACATGCTGCCCAGGAAG GACAGTGCATCTGCTGCTGACGACACCCCCAGCAGCGACCGTGTCGCCCGCAAACATGAGGTGATTGAGGCGAGCAAGAGCACAGACAGGGAGCTCAGAGAGAAG CCATCGCTCTCAGAACCCCTCCGTCGTAGAGGGAACAAACATGGAGAGAAGAGGCGGGGCAAACTGCGAGGCTCCTCCCCCCAGCCCCCACTCCCCCCACACAACTACAAGGCCTATCAGCTGTACACTCTGTACCGAGGCAAGGATGGCAAGGTCATGCAG GCCCCTATCAACGGCTGTCGCTGTGAGCCTCTGATCAACAAGCTGGAGAACCAGCTGGAGGCCACCAAGGAGGAGATGAAGACGGAGATCCACACGGTGCAGGACCTGATGAACAACAAGATGGGACAGCTGGACCGCAAGAACAAACATCAG ATCCGTGCTCTGGATAAGATGACAGTAGAGAGGGTGTCAGCGGAGAGGACAGAGTGCCAACACAGGATCAACCAGAGAGCCatgcaggagagacaggagggggaaAAGAGACAG GCATCAGTGGTGAACGAGCTGAAGAACTGGTGCATGGCCAAGCTCCAGAACATCGAGGTGCGCTTCGCAGGAGACCCCTGCAACACCAAGCTGCGCCGGTCCTCGTCCATGTCTGAGGGCCTGTGTGAGGTGGACCCAGGGGGACTCACCGTGCTGCCTGCTGGGGGGCCTGGGGACAGCGCCCAGTGTCTGGCCCCCCACATCACTGATGTCACCGAGGGAGACCGCAACACCGCCGCGACAGAGGACCCCTCAGCCAACCACTGCTTTGCTGTTCAGGTGGACAGCTCTCCAG ACAGTGATAAACATCCCAAGCAAGCGGAGATCTCCTCCCCACCTACTGCCAAGTTCCTGTCACAGTCTCCCCAAGTAGTGCGACCCAAGGAGCGCTTGCTAGGTGCTACTGAACACCGGAGGCCATATCAGGAACTGCAGGACGTGGCGCTGCTGGAGTTGGGACCGAGCAGCAGAAGCAACAACAACCGGGCCAGCAGTCTGTCCCCAGCGACAGAGCGCCACTGTAGCAGCAGACAGGACAAGGACCTCGAcagggaaagagatagagaaCGGGAGCGGGGCAGGGACAAGGGCAAGCACCACAAGAGGCACTCCCAGGGCAGGACTAAGGCCAAGGTTGCCACGGTGGGGCAGGCCGAGGGGACTCAGACTCTGGAGGTGTTTGAGGAAAGAGCCGTGGAGAGAGGCGGAGGGGAGAGCTCCTTTGCCCAGGAAAGGGAGAACATGCACGCCCTGGAGGTGACACAGTACTTCTTTGAGGCGGTGTCGACCCAGATGGAACACTGGTATGAGAGGAAGATCCAGGAGGCCAGGTGGCAGGCGGACCAGAGGGCCCAGGCAGACAGGGCTGCCCTGCTGGAGAGGATCACCTACCTGGAGGACGAGCTACGCATGCTCAGGACTAACAGGCACGACgacagctaa
- the LOC129817574 gene encoding ankyrin repeat domain-containing protein 6-like isoform X5, with translation MSSRSRMGRSVSPATNGVSGPEKEEGRERRQWRKAAGTGSGRSGRVKKEGEQTALHRAAVVGNSDVISALIQEGCALDRQDKDGNTALHEVSWHGFSQSVKLLVKAGANVHAKNKAGNTALHLACQNGHAQSSKVLLLGGSRPDSKNHVGDTCLHVAARYNHVSMLRTLLGAFCSVAEKNQAGDTPLHVAAALNHKKTVRLLLEAGTDSSIRNNAGQTALDQAREHNNPDVALLLTKAPQVQRFTRGRSVRKRRDKLKADRRAQSVPRDDMLPRKDSASAADDTPSSDRVARKHEVIEASKSTDRELREKPSLSEPLRRRGNKHGEKRRGKLRGSSPQPPLPPHNYKAYQLYTLYRGKDGKVMQAPINGCRCEPLINKLENQLEATKEEMKTEIHTVQDLMNNKMGQLDRKNKHQIRALDKMTVERVSAERTECQHRINQRAMQERQEGEKRQQASVVNELKNWCMAKLQNIEVRFAGDPCNTKLRRSSSMSEGLCEVDPGGLTVLPAGGPGDSAQCLAPHITDVTEGDRNTAATEDPSANHCFAVQVDSSPDSDKHPKQAEISSPPTAKFLSQSPQVVRPKERLLGATEHRRPYQELQDVALLELGPSSRSNNNRASSLSPATERHCSSRQDKDLDRERDRERERGRDKGKHHKRHSQGRTKAKVATVGQAEGTQTLEVFEERAVERGGGESSFAQERENMHALEVTQYFFEAVSTQMEHWYERKIQEARWQADQRAQADRAALLERITYLEDELRMLRTNRHDDS, from the exons ATGAGCTCCCGATCCCGAATGGGCCGCAGCGTGTCCCCAGCCACCAATGGGGTGAGTGGCCccgagaaggaggaggggagagagagacggcagTGGAGGAAAGCTGCTGGGACTGGGTCTGGGAGATCAGGGAGAGTGAAGAAGGAG ggTGAGCAGACAGCCTTACATCGGGCAGCCGTGGTGGGAAACAGTGACGTTATCTCTGCCCTCATCCAGGAAGGGTGTGCTCTGGACAGACAGGACAAG GACGGTAACACTGCTCTGCATGAGGTCTCGTGGCACGGCTTCAGCCAGTCTGTCAAACTGCTGGTTAAGGCCGGAGCCAACGTTCACGCAAAAAACAAG GCAGGGAACACAGCCCTCCACCTTGCTTGTCAGAATGGCCACGCTCAGAGCTCcaaggtcctgctgctgggtgggTCCAGGCCTGACAGCAAGAACCAT GTAGGTGACACGTGTCTGCATGTAGCGGCCCGCTACAACCATGTGTCCATGCTCCGCACCCTCCTGGGAGCCTTCTGCTCCGTGGCAGAGAAGAACCAG GCTGGGGACACACCACTGCATGTTGCAGCTGCACTGAATCATAAGAAAACAGTGCGGCTTCTGCTGGAGGCAGGAACAGACAGCAGCATCCGCAACAAC gcaggCCAGACTGCACTGGATCAGGCCAGAGAACACAACAACCCAGACGTAGCCCTTCTCCTGACCAAAGCGCCTCAG GTCCAGAGGTTTACCCGAGGTAGGAgtgtgaggaagaggagggacaAGCTGAAGGCTGATCGCCGAGCACAGTCTGTCCCCAGGGATGACATGCTGCCCAGGAAG GACAGTGCATCTGCTGCTGACGACACCCCCAGCAGCGACCGTGTCGCCCGCAAACATGAGGTGATTGAGGCGAGCAAGAGCACAGACAGGGAGCTCAGAGAGAAG CCATCGCTCTCAGAACCCCTCCGTCGTAGAGGGAACAAACATGGAGAGAAGAGGCGGGGCAAACTGCGAGGCTCCTCCCCCCAGCCCCCACTCCCCCCACACAACTACAAGGCCTATCAGCTGTACACTCTGTACCGAGGCAAGGATGGCAAGGTCATGCAG GCCCCTATCAACGGCTGTCGCTGTGAGCCTCTGATCAACAAGCTGGAGAACCAGCTGGAGGCCACCAAGGAGGAGATGAAGACGGAGATCCACACGGTGCAGGACCTGATGAACAACAAGATGGGACAGCTGGACCGCAAGAACAAACATCAG ATCCGTGCTCTGGATAAGATGACAGTAGAGAGGGTGTCAGCGGAGAGGACAGAGTGCCAACACAGGATCAACCAGAGAGCCatgcaggagagacaggagggggaaAAGAGACAG CAGGCATCAGTGGTGAACGAGCTGAAGAACTGGTGCATGGCCAAGCTCCAGAACATCGAGGTGCGCTTCGCAGGAGACCCCTGCAACACCAAGCTGCGCCGGTCCTCGTCCATGTCTGAGGGCCTGTGTGAGGTGGACCCAGGGGGACTCACCGTGCTGCCTGCTGGGGGGCCTGGGGACAGCGCCCAGTGTCTGGCCCCCCACATCACTGATGTCACCGAGGGAGACCGCAACACCGCCGCGACAGAGGACCCCTCAGCCAACCACTGCTTTGCTGTTCAGGTGGACAGCTCTCCAG ACAGTGATAAACATCCCAAGCAAGCGGAGATCTCCTCCCCACCTACTGCCAAGTTCCTGTCACAGTCTCCCCAAGTAGTGCGACCCAAGGAGCGCTTGCTAGGTGCTACTGAACACCGGAGGCCATATCAGGAACTGCAGGACGTGGCGCTGCTGGAGTTGGGACCGAGCAGCAGAAGCAACAACAACCGGGCCAGCAGTCTGTCCCCAGCGACAGAGCGCCACTGTAGCAGCAGACAGGACAAGGACCTCGAcagggaaagagatagagaaCGGGAGCGGGGCAGGGACAAGGGCAAGCACCACAAGAGGCACTCCCAGGGCAGGACTAAGGCCAAGGTTGCCACGGTGGGGCAGGCCGAGGGGACTCAGACTCTGGAGGTGTTTGAGGAAAGAGCCGTGGAGAGAGGCGGAGGGGAGAGCTCCTTTGCCCAGGAAAGGGAGAACATGCACGCCCTGGAGGTGACACAGTACTTCTTTGAGGCGGTGTCGACCCAGATGGAACACTGGTATGAGAGGAAGATCCAGGAGGCCAGGTGGCAGGCGGACCAGAGGGCCCAGGCAGACAGGGCTGCCCTGCTGGAGAGGATCACCTACCTGGAGGACGAGCTACGCATGCTCAGGACTAACAGGCACGACgacagctaa